In Vibrio gallicus, a single window of DNA contains:
- a CDS encoding MFS transporter, whose product MPLALFALTLSAFAIGTTEFVIVGLIPTMAADLNVSLPSAGLLVSLYALGVAVGAPVLTALTGHWKRKTVLLSVMGLFVLGNVLAWQAPSYETLIIARILTGLAHGVFFSIGATIATSLVAKEKEASAIAIMFTGLTVALVTGVPLGTYVGQTFGWQTTFLIVAILGVIALIGSFFLIPSNLKQPPVAKLSEQVKVLAEPRLLLVFAITALGYGGTFTAFTFLAPILQQITGFADSAIGIIMLVYGASVAVGNIWGGKLADKKGPVNALTIIFIGLAATLLVFNVAAFNPITAVLTILVWGAFAFGNVPGLQVYVVNLAEKHVPNSVNVASGMNIAAFNVGIALGSWGGGAIVANPEMGLMDTPWVGAVVVIIALGLTRWSGYLDNRVTQTKSLA is encoded by the coding sequence ATGCCTTTAGCACTGTTCGCGCTTACCTTAAGCGCATTTGCAATTGGAACAACCGAATTTGTTATTGTCGGATTGATCCCAACCATGGCAGCAGACTTAAATGTTTCACTGCCTTCAGCTGGGCTACTGGTTAGCCTCTATGCCCTTGGCGTTGCCGTAGGCGCTCCGGTACTTACTGCTCTAACCGGCCACTGGAAACGTAAAACTGTACTGCTTTCTGTGATGGGCCTGTTTGTATTAGGCAATGTATTAGCATGGCAAGCACCAAGCTATGAAACGCTAATTATTGCGCGCATTTTGACTGGCCTTGCCCATGGCGTTTTCTTTAGTATTGGTGCCACCATCGCCACCAGCTTGGTAGCCAAGGAAAAAGAAGCCAGTGCCATAGCAATCATGTTCACCGGACTTACCGTAGCTTTAGTGACAGGTGTACCTCTAGGAACTTACGTTGGGCAAACTTTTGGTTGGCAGACCACGTTCTTGATAGTAGCTATCCTTGGCGTTATCGCATTGATTGGCAGCTTCTTCTTAATACCAAGTAACCTAAAACAGCCTCCTGTTGCCAAGCTAAGTGAACAAGTTAAAGTATTAGCTGAACCGCGCCTACTACTTGTGTTTGCAATTACTGCTCTAGGTTATGGTGGTACGTTTACCGCCTTTACTTTCCTAGCTCCAATCTTGCAACAAATTACCGGTTTTGCAGACAGCGCAATTGGTATCATCATGCTTGTATATGGCGCGTCAGTTGCAGTTGGTAATATCTGGGGTGGCAAACTAGCCGATAAAAAAGGCCCGGTTAATGCGTTAACTATTATCTTTATTGGCCTTGCCGCTACGCTATTGGTATTCAACGTGGCTGCGTTCAACCCTATCACGGCTGTACTAACAATCTTGGTTTGGGGTGCCTTTGCCTTTGGTAATGTTCCTGGTCTTCAAGTTTATGTGGTAAACCTTGCTGAGAAACACGTTCCTAATTCAGTCAACGTAGCCTCTGGTATGAATATCGCTGCTTTCAACGTCGGTATTGCATTAGGTTCTTGGGGTGGCGGTGCTATCGTAGCCAATCCTGAGATGGGATTAATGGATACCCCTTGGGTGGGAGCCGTTGTGGTAATCATCGCTCTTGGTCTAACCCGCTGGAGCGGATACCTTGACAACCGCGTGACTCAAACGAAATCACTGGCATAA